The Psychrobacillus sp. FSL K6-4046 DNA window CTTTCATTTACCTTTCTCTCATCCTCATTCACTTATAATATTCAACGCACCATGCTATAGCATAAGCAATGCTTGAAGTTACTATTGTTCCTGCAAATAAATAGATAGGAAATGCAGGGTTAAGATAAATGTAATTTGTAGAAAGAACCATGATCGACATTGCAATAATTGCACTCAATGTAAAAGCAACATGAGAAGCTCTGGTTGCTTTATTGGTGATGCTCAGCTCCCGTTCATCACCATCTTGAAATTCTCCAAACTTCAAAAGGATATCGGCCCGTTTTCTTGACTTCAATCTTAGAGAAAGAATTAATTGAAGTACCATTAATAAAATACTGAGGATAAATGGCCACCAACTAAATTTTACATCCGCATTTATAACTTCACCGTTTGACAACCCTCTATCGAATTCATCCATCAACCAGATGTTTTCATAAGCAAAACCCATTGCATATGCAAGCACCCCTATAATAATGATTTTGCTGATACTTTCAAATAGAACAATCTTCATTTGCCATCCCCCTTGAAAAAGATTTTTTCAATTGGCTCCTGAAACACTTCCGCTATATTCATCGCGAGTAACAGCGATGGCACATAGGTTCCTTTCTCCAGCGAGACAATAGTCTGCCGCGTTACACCTACTTTTTCTGATAAGTCTTTTTGTGTAAGGTTAGACCTTGCTCTCAGTTCTTTTAAACGATTCTTTATATCCATTTATTCCCTCCACTGTTTTTTAATTACCTTTAATGTAAAGTAAACCAGACATAAAGTAAAGTATTTCTTACATTAAAGTGGAGATAAATATAAGGGTCAGTATCGTTATAAATTTTCACTCATTATGATTCAAAAATGGCCCCTAAAATTTTGCTGTCTGCAAAATTCTAGGGGCCATTCATTTTTCGCAGGAGATTTCCCACACATTTTTTTAGAACTTAGAACCACCAAAGCCATACTCATCGAGCAATTCTTCGAAGGATTTGTTTTTTTCTTTTTGTTTCTTTTCAAAAGCAAGCTGTGCCTGTCTTTCTTCTTCCTTCTCTTGCTCAGCTGTTACTAATTGCTTCTTAGTTTCTTTTAACTTAGCAAGCACATCCATAGAAAGCTGATCTGAAAGAGAATTCCCATCTTCTTTTACAGCTGAAGATTTAAAGTTAGGCTGTTGCTGTCTTTTTTGTTTCTTCTTAGCCAATATTATTCACCTACTTTATGAGCGTTTCACAATAGTGGCTACTCCTTGTCCTCCACCTATGCAAAGTGTCGCAAGCCCCGTTTTAGCATCTCTTTTCTCCATTTCATGAAGTAAAGTAACGAAAATTCGAGCACCACTTGCACCGATTGGATGACCTAAAGCAATTGCTCCACCATTTACATTTAGTATATCATGATTGAAGGCAAGCTCTCTATCTACTGCTATAGATTGAGCAGCAAAAGCTTCATTTGCTTCAATTAGCTCGATTTCACTTAAGGATAGTTTTGATTTATTCAACACTTTTTTCACTGCTTCCACAGGTCCAATTCCCATCACGCTTGGATCTACTCCAGCAGATGCATTAGCAAGAATTGTAGCTAATGGTTTTAAGCCTAGTTCCTCAGCCTTTTGTTTGGACATTACGACAACAGCTGCTGCGCCGTCGTTAATACCCGAAGCATTTCCAGCCGTAACTGAACCGTCCTTTTTAAAAGCAGGACGCAAACCAGCTAGCTTTTCCTCTGTTGACCCTTTTTTCGGATATTCATCCTTATCAAAGATAACAGGCTCGCCTTTTCTTTGAGGAATCTCAACAGGAACTATTTCATCCTTAAACTTGCCAGTCTCTACAGCTTCTGCTGCTCTTGCTTGAGACCGAGCAGAAAATTTGTCCTGCTCCTCACGTGAAATGTCATAGCGGTCACAAAGATTTTCTGCTGTTATTCCCATATGGTAATCGTTAAAAGCACACCATAGACCATCAGAAACCATACTGTCTACTACTTTTTGATCGCCCATTCGGAACCCTTCTCTAGCATTTTTTAATAGATATGGAGCTTGACTCATATTCTCCATACCACCAGCAACAACTATATCTGCATCTCCAGCAATAATCGCTTGTGTTGCCAAATGTATTGCTTTAAGACCTGAACCACATACTTTATTTATGGTTAAAGCCGAAACGGATTGTGGTAAACCTGCTTGTATAGAAGCCTGTCTAGCAGGGTTTTG harbors:
- a CDS encoding acetyl-CoA C-acetyltransferase; protein product: MTNEVVIVSAVRTAIGSFQGALKDVPATKLGAIVIDKALEKAGVSKESVDEVIMGNVLQAGLGQNPARQASIQAGLPQSVSALTINKVCGSGLKAIHLATQAIIAGDADIVVAGGMENMSQAPYLLKNAREGFRMGDQKVVDSMVSDGLWCAFNDYHMGITAENLCDRYDISREEQDKFSARSQARAAEAVETGKFKDEIVPVEIPQRKGEPVIFDKDEYPKKGSTEEKLAGLRPAFKKDGSVTAGNASGINDGAAAVVVMSKQKAEELGLKPLATILANASAGVDPSVMGIGPVEAVKKVLNKSKLSLSEIELIEANEAFAAQSIAVDRELAFNHDILNVNGGAIALGHPIGASGARIFVTLLHEMEKRDAKTGLATLCIGGGQGVATIVKRS
- a CDS encoding helix-turn-helix transcriptional regulator: MDIKNRLKELRARSNLTQKDLSEKVGVTRQTIVSLEKGTYVPSLLLAMNIAEVFQEPIEKIFFKGDGK
- a CDS encoding YqkE family protein is translated as MAKKKQKRQQQPNFKSSAVKEDGNSLSDQLSMDVLAKLKETKKQLVTAEQEKEEERQAQLAFEKKQKEKNKSFEELLDEYGFGGSKF